A genome region from Chengkuizengella sp. SCS-71B includes the following:
- a CDS encoding amino acid adenylation domain-containing protein: protein MIDSDIRNIYRLTPMQEGMFFHSLFDQNSSAYFEQAVLTLHGIIDPELLEKSFNKLIERYDVLRTVFIFKEVDQPLQVVLDKREASIYYKDISNLMEKDQTEQIEQYKLSEKEKGFNLEKDILIRMALFKTSEDKVKLIWNFHHIIMDGWCLSILAKDLFQIYFSLKNKSLNQLTEVYPYSDYFTWLEKQDLDGLKYWENILEGYEQQATIPASKSAIKKDVSYEHKKYSFKLDEGWTNELENVAVVNQTTLSTVFQGIWGVLLQKYNNTEDVVFGSIVSGRPPEVRGIESMVGLFINTVPIRIKSDEHKTFKSLLFELNQSLRKANKYSYLSLADIQSSSALKNDLIQHIVVYENYPMEEVIINDVDYNDQITILGSEMSEHTNYDLEIIVFPGKQLEVCFTYNGLLYDEVFFHKLEVHLKQIIKQVINNDRVLINNIEMISQEEKNQILVDFNDTDVAFPIQKTIHELFEEQVQSNPDQTAVLLKEKKWTYDEFNKKVNSFARVLRNKGIEKDTIVAIMLDRSLEMMVGIMGIMKAGGAYMPISPEFPMERIKFMLNDSKAPVILTQGKYMAMFSEQFQTEKLQVINLEDSDLYKLEDSNLPIINSSNDLAYMIYTSGSTGNPKGVLIEHRALINRLHWMQKKYPIGEGDVILQKTPFVFDVSVWELFWWCIQGASIYFLEPGGEKEPGVMIETIEENHITTMHFVPSMLSAFLEYLENKESENSRLKSLRQVFASGEALKTTQVDSFVQLLYKKNGTKLHNLYGPTEAAIDVSYYDCVSNEKMNVVPIGKPIDNIQLHILDRNLNLMPIGLTGELHISGVGLARGYLNRKELTEEKFINNPFHSGNKMYKTGDLARWLQDGNIEYLGRNDHQVKIRGHRVELGEIEQHLINHESIQEVAVITSEMNGTFYLCAYFTSKVNLNTASLRSYMNKCVPEYMIPSYFIQLKEMPINSNGKLDRKKLPVPTQQIKTSFVAPRNVTEETLKNIWEQVLEIESISIHQNFFELGGHSLKATVLVSKIYREMNVEIKVRDVFTYNTIYKLSNHISKQTKSSITPIPSLEKKQYYEVSTAQKRMYILNELEGENSIAYNMPSAFKVEGDFNVNHFYQQIGALIERHEIFRTSFVNINGQIQQKIHKDVDVKPEFLDSTLILREEYEQIIQSFIKPFDLSMAPLLRVKVVRTGEKQHLLLFDMHHIISDGISGKLVIDELIGLYEGKALSPLSNQYRDFAAWQNEQLETKEMKVQEQYWLHIFNDEIPVMNMPLDYRRPSVQSFEGKKIFAVTGNKLAEEINVLASQANTTVFSVLFAAYNILLMKYTGQNDIVVGSPVAGRNHPDLQQMNGLFVNTVALRNFLDGKKSFLEFIQYVSERTLKAIENQDYPFEKLIDQLNIKRDTSRNPLFDTMFSLFEAEEQEITMDGLLITPYPLEEDTAKFDLMLDVYTEPFNIRFELQYCTDLYKAETAERLSNHYLIILEELVRNPNTLLSEISLLSEKEQIQIKEQFNGKKRDYDFSKTVSQRFEEHVFHSADKTALIYKDKKISYEQLNKKANQIARYLRKIGVGPENIVSVMLERSPKFVESVLGIWKAQAAYVPIDVSYGTERKLNILNDSKAKVLITDSQYLECKLETNHKIKILCLDELEEEIGQEEQDNLNLEMDINHLAYILFTSGSTGKPKGVMIEHIGMLNHILAEAEELNLDSSLVFAQNASPCFDISVWQFFGALSLGGTTAIYPNELILEVDKFSEQLVKDGVTLLEVVPTYLSVLLDYFENEKLELPSLLNLMVTGESVKPHLVKRWFAQFPQIKLVNAYGPAEASDDVSQFIMEELPKEDISNISIGKPIANMKIYIVDEEMNLCPIGVVGELCVAGIGVGRGYINHAEGTEQSFMINKFSDQSNERLYKTGDMARWRSDGNIEFIGRKDFQVKIRGFRIELEEIESAILEHHAVKEAVVITQEEDERYICAYIVANPNFQLIELKTELSDKLPDYMIPAYFMLIEQLSLLVSGKINRKLLPTPDKTSGTDKEILSPVNEIEEDLVSVWKEVLGVQFIGTDHNFFELGGDSIKAIQMISKFNSKGYLLKTRDLFQYPEIHRLAKCVRKERKEIDQSAVEGKVVLSPIQKWFFEQKFTNMNHWNQAVMLFKRDRFELHILEKAFTKMIEHHDALRMVYYRDDNGETIQFNREIGERMFDITVSDISEQTNGELMNTIYQIQSSIDLEQGPLVKLGVLKAKDGDHLLIAIHHLIIDGVSWRILFEDLLTAYQQMSQNDPIQLPSKTDSYLNWTSSLMNYANSKEMLEELSYWKEVEENAFFAIPKDKEGLEISTKYNQTYQFKLSKQETSELLTSVHATYNTEMNDILLCALGIAVKNWTGENQVCINLEGHGREEIIKEMDISRTMGWFTSTYPVVLDMDNSEDLSYQIKHLKEHLRRIPNKGIGYGILKYLTSENYKKDITFDSTPEINFNYLGQFDTDLNTELFEGSELSCGQMISPNSNREVPLDINGLVEEETLKMEITYSANEFKETTIERFGNFFKQSLSDIIQHCITKESKEITPSDVGGDDLSIEDLEAISAFYES from the coding sequence TTGATAGATTCTGACATTCGTAATATTTATAGACTCACTCCCATGCAGGAAGGTATGTTTTTTCACTCATTATTTGATCAAAACTCAAGTGCATATTTTGAACAAGCAGTATTAACATTACATGGGATTATTGATCCAGAGTTGCTTGAAAAAAGCTTCAACAAGCTGATTGAAAGATATGATGTGTTAAGGACGGTATTTATTTTTAAAGAAGTTGATCAACCTTTACAAGTTGTTTTGGATAAAAGAGAAGCTTCTATTTATTACAAAGACATCTCAAACTTAATGGAGAAAGATCAAACCGAACAAATAGAACAATATAAACTAAGTGAAAAAGAGAAAGGTTTTAATCTTGAAAAAGATATTTTAATCCGAATGGCATTATTTAAAACGAGTGAGGATAAAGTGAAGTTAATTTGGAATTTTCATCATATTATTATGGATGGATGGTGTCTAAGCATTCTTGCAAAAGATCTATTTCAAATTTATTTTTCACTAAAAAACAAATCATTAAATCAACTTACAGAAGTATATCCTTATAGTGATTATTTTACCTGGTTAGAGAAGCAGGATCTTGATGGACTTAAGTATTGGGAAAATATTTTAGAAGGATACGAACAGCAAGCAACGATACCTGCAAGTAAAAGTGCAATAAAAAAAGATGTAAGTTATGAGCATAAAAAATATTCATTTAAGTTAGATGAGGGTTGGACAAATGAATTAGAGAATGTAGCAGTAGTAAATCAGACTACACTTAGTACAGTATTTCAAGGGATTTGGGGAGTGCTACTACAAAAGTATAATAATACCGAAGACGTCGTATTCGGTTCTATTGTATCGGGCAGACCTCCTGAAGTTAGAGGGATTGAAAGTATGGTGGGATTATTTATAAATACCGTACCTATTCGAATCAAATCTGATGAACATAAGACCTTTAAATCTCTCTTATTTGAGTTGAATCAATCTTTACGTAAGGCAAATAAATATAGTTATTTGTCTCTAGCGGATATTCAATCTTCATCTGCATTAAAAAATGATTTAATTCAGCATATTGTTGTATATGAGAATTATCCTATGGAAGAAGTCATCATAAATGACGTTGATTATAATGATCAAATTACTATACTGGGTAGCGAAATGTCAGAACACACAAACTATGACTTGGAAATTATTGTGTTTCCCGGTAAACAATTAGAAGTTTGTTTCACTTATAATGGACTGTTATATGATGAAGTATTTTTTCATAAATTAGAAGTACATCTTAAACAAATAATAAAACAGGTCATCAATAATGATCGTGTTTTGATCAACAATATAGAAATGATATCACAAGAAGAAAAGAATCAAATCTTAGTTGATTTTAATGATACAGATGTTGCATTTCCAATTCAGAAAACAATACATGAGCTCTTTGAGGAACAAGTCCAGTCAAATCCTGATCAGACTGCAGTTCTCTTGAAGGAGAAGAAATGGACATATGACGAATTCAACAAAAAGGTTAATAGTTTCGCTAGAGTATTAAGAAATAAGGGAATAGAAAAGGATACAATCGTAGCGATTATGTTAGATCGCTCTTTAGAAATGATGGTAGGAATCATGGGAATTATGAAAGCAGGCGGAGCTTATATGCCGATCAGTCCTGAATTTCCAATGGAAAGAATAAAATTCATGCTTAATGATAGCAAGGCTCCAGTCATACTGACTCAAGGAAAATATATGGCGATGTTTAGTGAGCAATTTCAGACTGAAAAACTTCAAGTCATCAATTTAGAAGATAGCGATTTGTATAAATTGGAAGATTCTAACTTGCCTATCATTAATTCATCGAACGATCTTGCTTATATGATTTATACATCTGGTTCCACAGGTAATCCGAAAGGGGTTTTGATAGAACATCGTGCACTAATCAATCGACTTCATTGGATGCAAAAAAAATATCCAATAGGAGAAGGAGATGTCATTTTACAAAAAACTCCATTTGTGTTTGATGTATCGGTATGGGAGTTGTTTTGGTGGTGTATACAAGGCGCGAGTATATATTTCTTGGAACCTGGAGGAGAAAAAGAACCGGGTGTGATGATTGAGACGATTGAAGAGAATCATATTACAACTATGCATTTTGTACCTTCCATGCTTAGTGCGTTTTTAGAATATTTAGAAAATAAGGAAAGTGAAAATAGTCGTTTAAAAAGTCTAAGGCAAGTATTTGCTAGTGGAGAAGCCTTAAAAACTACCCAAGTAGATTCTTTTGTTCAATTACTCTACAAAAAAAATGGTACAAAGTTACATAATTTATATGGACCTACTGAGGCAGCTATAGATGTTTCTTATTATGATTGTGTTTCAAATGAAAAGATGAACGTTGTACCTATAGGTAAACCAATAGACAATATACAATTGCACATACTTGATAGAAACTTGAATCTTATGCCAATCGGTTTAACGGGTGAACTTCATATTTCAGGTGTAGGGTTAGCAAGGGGATATCTGAACAGAAAGGAACTTACTGAAGAGAAATTTATAAATAACCCCTTTCATTCTGGTAACAAAATGTATAAAACAGGTGATTTAGCAAGGTGGCTTCAGGACGGTAATATTGAATATTTGGGACGAAATGACCATCAAGTAAAAATTAGAGGTCATAGAGTAGAGCTTGGGGAGATTGAACAGCATCTGATTAACCATGAAAGTATTCAGGAAGTGGCTGTGATTACTAGCGAGATGAATGGGACCTTTTATTTATGTGCTTATTTCACCTCAAAAGTTAATTTAAATACAGCATCACTAAGAAGTTATATGAATAAGTGTGTACCTGAATATATGATTCCTAGTTATTTTATTCAACTAAAAGAAATGCCTATTAACTCTAACGGGAAATTAGATAGAAAAAAGCTGCCAGTCCCAACACAACAAATTAAAACTTCCTTTGTTGCTCCAAGAAATGTTACTGAGGAAACATTAAAAAACATATGGGAGCAAGTATTAGAAATAGAATCCATTAGTATTCATCAAAACTTTTTTGAGTTAGGTGGTCACTCATTAAAAGCCACTGTATTAGTATCCAAAATCTATCGTGAGATGAATGTAGAAATTAAGGTTAGAGATGTGTTTACTTATAACACTATCTATAAACTTTCAAATCATATCAGCAAGCAAACTAAAAGCAGTATTACACCAATTCCTTCATTGGAGAAGAAACAGTACTACGAAGTGAGCACAGCGCAAAAAAGGATGTATATACTAAATGAGCTGGAAGGTGAAAACAGTATAGCTTATAATATGCCATCCGCTTTTAAGGTTGAAGGAGATTTTAATGTAAATCACTTTTATCAGCAGATAGGTGCATTAATTGAGCGCCATGAAATATTTAGAACAAGCTTTGTGAATATCAATGGTCAAATACAACAAAAAATTCATAAAGATGTGGATGTTAAACCAGAATTTTTAGATTCAACCCTTATTTTAAGGGAGGAATATGAACAGATAATTCAATCATTTATTAAACCTTTTGACTTATCAATGGCTCCACTATTGCGGGTTAAAGTAGTGAGAACAGGTGAAAAGCAGCACCTTTTATTGTTTGATATGCATCATATTATATCCGATGGCATTTCAGGTAAACTTGTCATTGATGAATTGATTGGATTATATGAAGGGAAGGCCTTATCTCCATTATCTAATCAATATAGAGATTTTGCTGCTTGGCAAAATGAGCAATTAGAAACTAAAGAGATGAAAGTACAGGAACAATATTGGCTTCACATATTTAATGATGAAATCCCTGTTATGAACATGCCATTAGATTATAGAAGACCTTCAGTGCAAAGCTTTGAAGGAAAGAAGATTTTTGCTGTGACTGGAAATAAGTTGGCTGAAGAGATAAATGTCCTTGCAAGTCAAGCCAATACTACCGTTTTCTCAGTTTTATTTGCTGCTTATAACATACTATTAATGAAATATACCGGACAAAATGATATCGTTGTTGGTTCTCCAGTTGCTGGTCGAAATCATCCAGATTTACAGCAAATGAATGGGTTGTTTGTGAATACGGTGGCATTACGGAATTTCCTAGATGGTAAGAAGTCCTTTTTAGAATTTATTCAATACGTTTCAGAACGTACTTTGAAAGCAATTGAAAATCAAGACTATCCTTTTGAAAAACTGATTGATCAATTAAACATAAAAAGAGATACGAGCAGAAACCCTTTATTTGATACAATGTTTAGTCTATTTGAAGCAGAAGAACAAGAAATCACCATGGATGGGTTGCTTATAACTCCATATCCATTGGAAGAAGATACCGCAAAATTTGACCTTATGTTAGATGTATACACTGAACCATTCAATATAAGATTTGAACTGCAGTATTGTACAGACTTGTATAAAGCGGAAACTGCAGAGCGATTGTCTAATCATTATCTGATTATTTTAGAAGAACTAGTGAGAAATCCAAATACACTTCTTTCAGAAATCAGTTTACTTTCTGAAAAAGAGCAGATTCAGATTAAGGAACAATTTAATGGTAAAAAGAGAGATTACGATTTTAGTAAAACAGTTAGTCAACGATTTGAAGAGCATGTATTTCATTCAGCTGATAAAACAGCCTTAATTTATAAAGATAAAAAAATATCTTATGAACAATTGAATAAAAAAGCAAATCAAATTGCTAGATATTTGAGAAAAATAGGAGTTGGACCCGAGAATATTGTTTCCGTTATGCTCGAGCGATCGCCTAAATTTGTAGAGAGTGTATTAGGCATCTGGAAAGCACAGGCAGCTTATGTGCCAATCGATGTATCATACGGAACTGAAAGAAAGTTAAACATCTTAAATGATTCTAAAGCCAAAGTTCTCATCACAGATTCTCAATATTTGGAATGTAAGCTTGAAACTAATCATAAGATAAAGATTTTATGTCTTGATGAGCTGGAAGAAGAGATTGGTCAAGAAGAGCAGGATAACTTAAACCTGGAGATGGATATTAATCATTTAGCTTATATTTTATTCACATCTGGCTCAACGGGAAAACCAAAAGGTGTCATGATCGAACATATTGGCATGTTAAATCACATATTGGCTGAAGCTGAAGAATTAAACTTAGATTCAAGCTTAGTTTTTGCTCAAAATGCTAGTCCATGTTTTGATATTTCCGTTTGGCAATTTTTTGGTGCTTTGTCACTAGGTGGTACAACAGCTATTTATCCAAATGAACTTATATTAGAGGTTGATAAATTTTCTGAACAATTAGTTAAAGATGGCGTGACATTGTTAGAAGTAGTTCCTACTTATTTGTCTGTTTTATTAGATTATTTTGAGAATGAAAAGCTAGAATTGCCTTCATTATTAAATCTTATGGTGACAGGGGAATCTGTAAAACCTCATTTAGTCAAACGTTGGTTTGCACAGTTCCCGCAAATTAAGTTGGTAAATGCTTATGGTCCAGCAGAAGCATCTGATGATGTTAGCCAATTTATTATGGAAGAATTACCTAAAGAAGATATATCAAATATTTCTATTGGAAAACCAATAGCAAATATGAAAATTTACATCGTAGATGAAGAAATGAATTTATGTCCTATTGGTGTAGTTGGAGAACTCTGTGTGGCTGGAATTGGAGTTGGTAGAGGATATATAAATCATGCTGAGGGTACTGAGCAATCCTTTATGATCAATAAGTTTTCTGATCAATCAAACGAACGTTTATATAAAACAGGAGATATGGCTAGATGGAGATCTGACGGAAACATTGAGTTCATTGGAAGGAAGGACTTTCAGGTAAAAATCCGAGGGTTTCGAATAGAGCTAGAGGAAATCGAGTCCGCTATTTTAGAGCATCATGCTGTTAAAGAAGCAGTAGTGATTACACAAGAAGAAGATGAAAGATATATTTGTGCTTACATTGTAGCAAATCCTAATTTTCAACTAATAGAATTGAAAACAGAGCTTAGTGATAAACTTCCAGATTACATGATACCAGCATATTTTATGTTGATAGAACAATTGTCTTTACTTGTTAGCGGAAAAATCAATAGAAAATTGTTGCCAACACCAGATAAAACTAGTGGAACAGACAAAGAAATCTTATCACCTGTAAATGAAATAGAAGAAGATCTTGTCTCTGTTTGGAAAGAGGTATTAGGTGTTCAGTTCATAGGAACGGATCATAACTTCTTTGAGCTTGGTGGTGACTCTATTAAAGCGATTCAGATGATTTCTAAATTTAATAGTAAAGGATATTTATTAAAAACTAGAGACTTATTCCAATATCCGGAGATTCATAGACTTGCCAAATGTGTAAGAAAAGAAAGAAAAGAAATAGATCAAAGCGCAGTAGAAGGGAAGGTTGTTTTAAGTCCTATTCAAAAATGGTTTTTTGAGCAGAAATTTACGAATATGAACCATTGGAATCAAGCGGTGATGTTATTTAAGAGAGATCGATTTGAACTCCATATTCTTGAGAAGGCATTTACTAAAATGATAGAACATCATGATGCACTAAGAATGGTTTATTATCGTGATGATAATGGGGAAACAATACAATTTAATCGTGAAATAGGAGAAAGGATGTTTGATATAACAGTTTCAGATATATCTGAACAAACCAATGGGGAATTAATGAACACTATTTATCAAATTCAAAGCAGTATAGATTTAGAACAAGGTCCACTTGTAAAGCTTGGGGTATTAAAGGCTAAGGACGGCGATCACTTATTGATTGCTATCCATCATCTGATTATTGATGGTGTTTCATGGAGAATTTTGTTTGAAGATCTTTTAACTGCATACCAGCAAATGAGTCAAAATGATCCTATTCAATTACCTAGTAAAACGGATTCCTATCTAAATTGGACAAGTTCATTAATGAATTACGCAAACAGCAAAGAGATGTTGGAAGAATTATCTTATTGGAAAGAAGTTGAGGAAAATGCATTCTTTGCTATTCCTAAAGATAAAGAAGGTCTTGAAATTAGTACTAAGTATAATCAAACTTATCAATTTAAACTTTCTAAACAAGAAACTAGTGAACTTTTAACTAGTGTTCATGCCACATATAACACAGAAATGAATGATATTTTATTATGTGCACTAGGGATCGCAGTTAAAAATTGGACAGGGGAAAATCAAGTATGTATCAATTTGGAGGGGCATGGAAGAGAAGAGATTATCAAAGAGATGGATATTAGTAGAACGATGGGTTGGTTTACTTCTACTTATCCTGTAGTTCTCGATATGGATAACTCTGAAGATTTATCATACCAAATTAAGCATTTAAAAGAACATTTAAGACGAATTCCAAATAAAGGTATTGGATATGGAATTTTAAAATATTTGACATCTGAGAATTACAAAAAGGATATCACTTTTGATTCTACACCAGAAATCAATTTTAATTACTTAGGTCAGTTTGATACCGATTTAAATACAGAATTATTTGAAGGTTCTGAATTATCCTGTGGTCAGATGATAAGCCCGAATTCTAATAGGGAAGTCCCTCTTGACATCAATGGTTTAGTAGAAGAGGAAACGCTGAAGATGGAGATTACCTATAGTGCAAATGAATTTAAGGAAACAACCATTGAACGTTTTGGAAATTTCTTTAAACAAAGTTTATCTGATATTATTCAACATTGCATAACAAAGGAATCTAAAGAAATTACCCCATCAGACGTAGGGGGAGATGATCTTTCTATTGAAGATCTTGAAGCAATTTCAGCATTTTATGAAAGCTAA